One stretch of Schlesneria sp. DSM 10557 DNA includes these proteins:
- the rny gene encoding ribonuclease Y, giving the protein MDMISILLGLVLGGAAGFFAERMIRGSAYKSRDEILELAKRDGENLRKTAELAAKEEGLRRREEIEKDLNAMKDEIRNQERKLDKREASLKDQLDDIAKKERMLEATQLKLTERGKVVEAKEKELEKIIKQEQEQLYKISGLDQKTATAMLLDQLERELKNETGGLILKHEAELRQQTEKQAREIIGMAIQKYASAHTSETTVSTVDIPNDEMKGRIIGREGRNIRAFEKATGVDVIVDDTPGVVVVSAFDSVRRETAKQSMVKLIQDGRIHPTRIDEIVLETQKEMEEFIRRQGAEAAQEADVPNLHEKLIDLMGRLYFRTSYSQNVLRHSIEVAHLTGMMAVQLGLNGNLARRCGFLHDIGKAADHEMEGGHPAVGAELLKRYGEKGEVVHAAKGHHDDIRPEYIYTVLVAAADACSASRPGARRETLEKYVRRLEELETLACGFPGVEQAFAVQAGREVRVIVNPADVNDREAAKLCRDLATAIEQTLTYPGEVKVTVLRETRVIEYAR; this is encoded by the coding sequence ATGGATATGATTTCAATTCTGCTGGGGCTGGTCCTCGGCGGTGCAGCAGGCTTCTTTGCGGAGCGAATGATTCGCGGTTCCGCGTATAAATCGCGCGACGAGATTCTCGAGCTGGCCAAACGCGATGGCGAAAACCTTCGCAAAACGGCTGAACTGGCCGCCAAGGAAGAAGGCCTGCGACGACGCGAAGAGATCGAAAAAGATCTCAACGCCATGAAAGATGAAATTCGCAATCAAGAGCGAAAACTTGATAAACGAGAAGCGTCCCTCAAGGATCAGCTGGACGACATCGCCAAGAAAGAGCGGATGCTCGAGGCGACCCAGCTCAAGCTGACCGAACGCGGAAAAGTCGTTGAAGCCAAGGAAAAAGAACTCGAAAAGATCATCAAGCAGGAACAGGAACAGCTCTATAAGATCAGCGGGCTGGACCAGAAGACCGCGACCGCCATGCTGCTGGATCAGCTCGAACGCGAACTCAAGAACGAAACCGGTGGATTAATCCTCAAGCACGAAGCCGAGCTCCGACAACAGACCGAGAAGCAGGCTCGCGAAATCATCGGTATGGCGATTCAGAAATACGCCTCGGCCCATACGTCCGAGACCACGGTTTCGACCGTCGATATCCCCAACGACGAGATGAAAGGTCGCATCATTGGTCGTGAAGGCCGGAATATCCGGGCGTTTGAAAAAGCAACCGGCGTTGACGTCATCGTCGATGATACTCCGGGCGTCGTGGTCGTCTCTGCATTCGACAGTGTCCGCCGCGAAACGGCCAAGCAGTCGATGGTCAAGCTGATTCAGGATGGCCGCATCCATCCCACACGCATCGATGAAATCGTTCTTGAAACGCAAAAGGAAATGGAAGAGTTCATTCGCCGGCAGGGGGCGGAAGCGGCCCAGGAAGCAGACGTTCCTAACCTGCACGAAAAGCTGATCGATCTGATGGGTCGGCTCTACTTCCGAACCAGTTACAGCCAGAACGTCTTGCGGCACTCCATTGAAGTGGCCCACCTCACCGGGATGATGGCTGTTCAACTCGGCCTGAATGGAAACCTGGCCCGACGCTGTGGTTTTCTGCACGACATTGGCAAAGCGGCCGACCACGAAATGGAAGGGGGACACCCCGCCGTCGGAGCCGAATTGCTGAAACGTTACGGCGAAAAAGGGGAAGTCGTCCACGCCGCCAAAGGGCATCACGACGATATCCGTCCTGAATACATCTACACAGTCCTCGTGGCAGCCGCCGACGCCTGCTCGGCCTCACGACCGGGTGCTCGCCGTGAAACGCTCGAGAAGTACGTCCGCCGTCTTGAAGAACTCGAAACGCTCGCCTGCGGGTTCCCGGGTGTCGAACAAGCCTTTGCCGTGCAGGCGGGACGCGAAGTCCGCGTCATTGTGAATCCCGCGGATGTCAATGACCGTGAAGCCGCTAAGCTATGCCGGGACCTCGCCACGGCGATTGAACAGACACTCACCTACCCAGGTGAAGTGAAGGTGACTGTCTTGCGAGAGACCCGCGTCATCGAGTATGCCAGATAG
- a CDS encoding alpha/beta hydrolase family protein — MDVRSLGCLFVLLTASAGWSENFVPLQKYEAADGLNAGDETSEDARQCLVDLSWKPVRFEVTVQPNEHPLDPSIVRFPSPRPSGIEVNDLVALEWYSAKNEKNEVIEAPAVIVVHESGSRMEVGRLIAKAIHAQGLHAFMIHLPTYGLRRPEPTKDKPAAELVFNIMKQGITDARRARDAVAVLPHVDARSISIQGTSLGGFVTATAAGLDRGFSTVHIMVAGGNLYELVLNGKREAGKLRETLAEAGIQGDQLKELFAPIEPIRLAHRYDRNNTWLYTASQDQVVPPHHAEALRKAAGLDEDHQMILPADHYTGIVYTPIIVQEIAKKIRRELSSREQKTP, encoded by the coding sequence ATGGACGTTCGCTCGCTTGGGTGTTTGTTTGTCTTGCTGACCGCTTCCGCCGGATGGTCTGAGAATTTTGTCCCGCTTCAGAAGTATGAAGCAGCGGACGGATTGAATGCCGGCGACGAAACGTCTGAGGACGCACGGCAGTGCCTAGTGGATCTGTCGTGGAAGCCGGTCAGGTTCGAAGTGACCGTCCAGCCGAACGAGCACCCGCTGGATCCATCGATCGTCCGATTCCCGTCGCCCCGTCCCTCGGGTATTGAAGTCAACGATCTGGTGGCGCTCGAGTGGTATTCGGCCAAGAACGAGAAGAACGAGGTCATCGAGGCCCCGGCCGTCATTGTCGTTCACGAATCCGGGTCACGAATGGAAGTCGGTCGGCTGATTGCGAAGGCCATTCACGCGCAGGGTCTGCATGCCTTCATGATCCATCTCCCCACTTATGGGCTACGGCGTCCGGAACCCACCAAGGACAAGCCCGCCGCGGAACTCGTCTTCAACATCATGAAGCAGGGGATCACTGACGCGCGACGTGCGCGTGATGCCGTCGCCGTACTGCCTCATGTCGACGCGAGGTCGATCAGTATCCAGGGGACCAGTCTCGGAGGATTCGTCACCGCCACCGCGGCAGGACTCGACCGTGGATTCTCAACCGTCCACATCATGGTCGCCGGAGGAAATCTCTATGAACTTGTGCTCAATGGTAAACGAGAAGCGGGAAAATTGCGGGAAACGCTGGCAGAAGCGGGGATCCAGGGCGATCAATTGAAAGAGCTGTTCGCTCCGATCGAGCCGATCCGGTTAGCACACCGCTATGATCGCAATAACACGTGGCTTTACACCGCCAGTCAGGATCAGGTGGTCCCCCCGCACCACGCCGAAGCGCTGCGTAAAGCCGCCGGTCTGGATGAAGATCATCAGATGATCCTGCCTGCCGACCACTACACGGGGATCGTTTATACGCCGATCATCGTGCAGGAAATCGCGAAGAAAATTCGCCGGGAATTGTCCTCACGCGAACAAAAAACTCCCTAG
- a CDS encoding SGNH/GDSL hydrolase family protein, producing MGRCSVGYVLLQSITLLAMGSLAIAKDSPPKLELRDGDRVVFLGGTFIEREGQFGYLETALTTAWPDRKVTFRNLGWSGDTVWAESRGIFEPPQVGYQRMIELITLLKPTLVVMGYGQNESFAGEAGVGKFVAQYEKLCNDVQATGARLAFMTPHKWERPKSPLPDASRQNGTLAIYAAAVRDLAARRSAPVIDLFELPKPTANLTENGLHFGPFGYSQLVTAIQIQQGWPRLSPSDEKGELIRQKVVEKNMQFFHRWRPQNITYLTGFRKHEQGNNAVEIAQFDPIVARIEGEISELNSK from the coding sequence ATGGGTCGCTGTTCTGTCGGATATGTACTGCTTCAGTCAATCACACTGCTCGCGATGGGATCGTTGGCGATCGCCAAGGACTCGCCCCCGAAACTGGAACTGCGGGACGGGGACCGCGTTGTCTTTCTGGGTGGTACCTTTATCGAACGCGAAGGCCAGTTCGGCTATCTCGAGACCGCCTTGACGACAGCATGGCCTGACCGAAAAGTGACGTTCCGCAATCTGGGTTGGAGCGGAGACACCGTCTGGGCGGAAAGCCGAGGCATCTTCGAGCCCCCTCAGGTGGGATACCAGCGGATGATCGAGCTGATCACGTTACTCAAGCCGACCCTGGTTGTGATGGGGTACGGACAGAACGAGTCTTTCGCGGGCGAGGCAGGGGTCGGAAAGTTTGTCGCTCAGTACGAAAAGCTTTGCAATGACGTCCAGGCAACCGGAGCTCGACTGGCTTTCATGACGCCGCACAAGTGGGAACGACCCAAGTCACCTCTGCCCGATGCGAGTCGTCAGAATGGCACGCTGGCCATCTACGCCGCCGCCGTTCGCGATCTGGCCGCCCGACGAAGTGCCCCGGTCATCGATCTGTTCGAACTGCCAAAACCGACAGCGAATCTCACCGAGAACGGACTGCATTTTGGACCGTTTGGCTATTCCCAACTGGTCACGGCGATTCAGATTCAGCAGGGCTGGCCACGCCTTTCCCCCAGTGATGAAAAAGGGGAACTCATTCGCCAGAAAGTTGTGGAAAAGAACATGCAGTTCTTCCACCGCTGGCGTCCCCAGAACATCACTTACCTGACCGGATTTCGTAAGCACGAGCAGGGTAACAACGCGGTTGAAATCGCTCAGTTCGATCCAATCGTAGCACGAATCGAAGGCGAAATTTCCGAGCTCAACAGCAAGTAA
- a CDS encoding TlpA family protein disulfide reductase — protein MIWVYLIAIGFVEGCSGAAGISHSDPAQTPTEATAPAAAAVVNDGQVTESQSVSDEATQAKPQNSVELIDSTWAELQTLIAEHKGKIVVVDMWSTACEPCMTEFPHLISLHQRFPNDVVAISFDVDYAGIKNKPPEFYRERVLNFLGSQVENQVLHRMSTVAADELFDEIKLDSIPAVFVYGRDGELLKRFSGSVDGSEGVSYEKQVLPFVGDLVK, from the coding sequence ATGATCTGGGTATACTTGATCGCCATCGGTTTCGTCGAAGGATGCAGCGGCGCAGCAGGGATAAGCCATTCCGATCCCGCCCAGACGCCCACCGAGGCCACCGCTCCCGCAGCGGCAGCCGTGGTGAACGATGGTCAGGTTACGGAATCCCAATCCGTGTCCGACGAAGCAACGCAAGCCAAGCCACAGAACTCCGTGGAACTGATCGACTCCACCTGGGCCGAACTGCAGACGCTGATCGCCGAGCACAAGGGAAAGATCGTCGTCGTCGATATGTGGTCGACGGCGTGCGAACCCTGTATGACTGAGTTTCCCCACCTGATTTCATTACATCAGCGGTTCCCGAACGATGTCGTGGCGATCTCATTCGATGTCGACTACGCCGGTATCAAGAACAAGCCGCCGGAATTCTACCGGGAACGGGTCCTGAACTTCCTCGGTTCCCAAGTCGAAAATCAGGTACTGCACCGGATGAGTACCGTTGCGGCAGATGAATTGTTCGACGAAATTAAACTCGATTCCATCCCCGCCGTCTTCGTTTATGGACGCGACGGAGAATTGCTGAAACGATTCAGCGGATCGGTCGACGGCAGCGAAGGGGTCTCGTACGAAAAACAGGTCCTTCCGTTCGTCGGTGATCTGGTAAAATGA